In Anticarsia gemmatalis isolate Benzon Research Colony breed Stoneville strain chromosome 4, ilAntGemm2 primary, whole genome shotgun sequence, the DNA window ACAACAGTTTCTACATTTTAAGGAGCTAACAGCCTTTCGTCTAGACAgtgaaacgaaaaacaaaacgCCATATATTACTTCAAACATTCTTCAGATTTATACACACACACCGCATTCCTCGGCCAAAACGAGTAATAGATAGACCTCCACGTCGCCTGTGACCCGTGACGCATTAATACTACGTTATACTATATAACTATATAGTTCATAGTACTATAAGTATATCTACATAGTGGTAGTGCGCTAAGTTTAGGGGCGGAGTACTTTTGTAAGCCCTTTCTGATACTCTTGTTATTTATGTAGTGCAAGTTTGTTGCGACTGGCTGATAGTAAAGTTTTTGTTAATGGTGTTACTTTAGTGGTTCTAATGTTTGTACCTCTAtatgtgtttgtgtatgtattatgtCGAAGGATGACAGTGTTGCGGGTTTGATATAGAGTTAGTTGAAAAAACGCTTTCCCCTTAAGCATTTTTTGATGAAGCCGATGATTTATGTTTAGTAATTGATATTTTGTTAGCTAACAATGCGAGACTTTTATAACGTGGCCATCAAACTGCGGTTTACTGAAACGTTAATCAGTGTAAGAGAGGTACTTAATGTATATCATGTCTTATGTCGTAGGGTTTATCTGCTTTCAAACTTtaaagctcactgaaagaaaaagGTCAGTTAAGTGGTTGTAAAGAAGATTAAACCTAACGGATGAAACAAAAACCTAGTCCTTCAACTTAACTACTTTTGCATAGTACAAACATTGAACCAAACACAAAGCGAGATAAACAAGAAACACGAAGGAAAACAACAATAATGATCAGCGACAGAAGGTTTCAAATGAGCTAGTAATTGGGCTCAGTCGGTCACAACACGGCTCTAACGCCTTAATCCCGTACCAACTAATACCGGCCGAACTTCCTGCCCGCTTTCCCTAATAACAGCCTGCTATAGGAGTGAGACACCCTCCGCCCTCTAGCGGTGAAGCTTCGCAACTTACGTCTCGGTGTTGCCTTCTGAATAGTAAACCGCAGCTTCTTAAAGGAGATGGTTAATCTTAGTATTTGTGTGTAATGTTACATAGAGCGTTTTGACGCAATGTAATTATACAGCGCCAAGTAAAGAAGTTTGATAAAGGTAAAATCGGTAATTAGTACATGTAAAGTCGGACCGAGATCGGGACAATTCATACATAGCTTTGTAAAACATTACCTACTTCATGCTCTATAAAATGCACGAAGGAAACATATAGGTGCTATGAGGTACATACAAATAGTTTGAATCTTATTTTGAAAGTCTATAATGCTCAGTTGattatttctttcatatttgAATAACAAACGAAGATCTGCAATTTTCAGCTTATTTTAGTACAACCTCGTATCGAACGTGTCTTCGATTTGAgggaaaattattataaactataaagaGCCCCTCGTAGTTTTATCTGAACGCTCATACACGTAACCACCTTTATAAAGCCTACTGTTTTGACAATCCAAGTTGTGATATACAACTTCGTAAAGTTTCACTAAATTGTGTTGTTAGATTATGTCATTTGTATCCTTATGAATGATAACGTCTCAAAAAGCTTTACAAATACATCATTTACAAATCGGTCCATACATTTTCCGACGTCTGTAACATACACTTATGTTTGGGTGTTTTGACAACTACGATTTTTTTCATAGATTCGGCCAGATAGTTCATACAGAGCTACCTGTTTAACAGCAAACTCACCAAGAACAACTATCTCAACTAGGGCTTGCAAATATTTGGATTTATTTCAGGGAAAATTCGCCTAGTCTGTACCCATTACTTCCCGTGTTTTAAACCCTACTTAGTTTCAACCCCACAAGTAtgcctacatacatatatctacGTATCAATATGATTTACAGGGTGAAAATACCAGCATTATTTTATCAACTGTAGACTCGCTCTAAGTTATATCGTTCCCGCTTAGAGGATGTTCGATACGAAGCCTCGTCGTAAGCACAAACACATTAGCGCCAGTTCACTGGAGATCATTGAACCCACGCACATTACATCGTATTTAATTTGAACATGTCACCGATCACGCGAATATGTGTCGAGACCCTTATGAGTAATGAGGACAAGTACATTAATATTACACTGAGTGGATTTAAGTGCTGTATTACAATGTATATGTACTTCATGCCTTTGTCGTAGTAGAACGATCAAAACTAAGGTGAAGAAACTGtctatattatgtgtgtattagaagcAATAATCTTTGGTTCTAACGGTATATGACAACATCGTTAAAAAATGTTGCATAAGTACCTGAAAGTTTTTAAACGAGTAATTCTTGAATAAATGCGCAGTTTTCCTACCTGCAATTGTGCCGCGTGGAGAAAACAGGCCTGATTCCAGGCGGCGACCCGTGTAGATGTCGGGACATCTGAGCTTTATCCGCATGTTATGCCACGTGTCCCAGCCCATGTTAGTCTTGGAACAgtctgaaaatacaaaataaaaaaatcgtactaaaaacatttaatgGTAATTAATTACTGAGATCACAACTAAGACGTTTACCACAAATCCACAAACAATCACCTGATTGAGTGACTTATAAACACGCTACACCGAGGGCACCACAATGAACTGCACCGATGTCTGTCTGTTTACACGAAGTACAACCGTGTAACAGTAACAATACAGAAATGAACTCAACGCTAACAATAACATCTGGTGAACAATACCGGCGCTGACGTGCCGCGGCTCGAGCCCTCGCCGGCAGACGGCGGGCGGCACGAGGCGAGCGGCAGATGCCGTTGATGCAACGGCTTTGATGTCACGACGCTAACATCACACTGTGGCTGTTTATTGGAAGGTAATTTTAACTTGTTGCAACATTGAGGTGAAAAGAAAATACGTATGTTTGTGGGTTAATAATGTAAAGATGAAAGATTGTGTATTTGTTTGCTTACGTTGGCCATCAAAGAATTAAACAGCCTTCTAGATGTATAACTAATGTTCAATATCAGGTAAATGCTTGATGTTATCGAGCATTAATATGATTCCGGGATGTCCCGCATTGAATTATATCTCTAATTGGCAACGCGGCGGCATTGATCAGTGAGAGATTACATCGCAATTCAAAGCATCCCATTCCAATTCACATTCATAATACACAAAtgttatacatgtatgtatgtatgtatgtatgtgtatgtgtgtgtatgtcgGTTGCATTTGAAACAGACATCAATATTCCGTCGGTGGATTTCCAATCGACAGGCAATTACAAAGCGAGGGAGCCGCTCTAGGCTGTACACTGTACGCTGTACGCTGTACAGTACTGTACACTGCAAGCAATTTGATCGGACGCCAGCGCCGGACGCGCGGCTCTCCCCCGGACGTGGCGTTCAATTCTCCCGGACGGTTAAATTACAAGGGAGGGTCCACTGCCGAGATAAATGAGCGGAGACAGCCTTTAGATTAGTTCTCTTAAATCTTTTAGCCTCCAAATGTAATTACAATTTGCTGTGAATTGTTAGAATTAATGCAAACGTAATTAAAGGAATAGGACATGGGACCCTTGTTCAATGTTTGTGTAGTGATGAGAAAACTATGCTAATGTTATTCGCGTTTCAGAAATGCCGCACACAATGACCGTAGTTATACGGTAGATGGGACAATGTTTAAACGTGATTTGCCATTGTTTCACCGCTCCCAAATCAGCCCGTTTCATAGCGGGATAGGAAAATGGATTAACTAGCATTAAAAGCATTAAACAGTTATGATATTCAGTAACCTTGTCAACCTGCCTATCATGTAAAGGTCATCCATCAATCTATCAAACAAGTAATCCTTCTAAGAAACTATTACCAATCGGCGACAGTTTGACGTGAGAGTGAAATGATCTCAGTTAAAACCGCGAGGTGGCTCGAGCCAAGGGCTTAAGGCGACGAACTGAAGGCACTTATCTGTCGTGTTACGAACAGATTAAAAGGGTCACGCACAACCCACCGGACCAACAGCTGTCTAACAGATAATCCAGGGAATATCAATCGGCTTTGTCCGCCGCTCGTCGGATCAATTCGGGAGCCCACGTTTGGTTTTAAAGTTGATTGATAGCCGAGAGTGAGCGGTAAATGAGAATGTCGATGTTTGTGTTGCGATGTTTACTTTATCAACTATATCTCAGAGACGGTTTGTATAGGTTTGTATTTGGTAAGTGTTAAGAGTAAttgctttaagttttagaaCTTATGTTATAATACGCTGAAGTAGAATAAAATACCGATGATGAAAGGATTAATACAATTGGCCAATtaactgtttttataatatctCTCGATCTCATTACGTCAGATGCATAGGACcgcacattttgttttatttgtggcAGTAGTtgcatgatatttttttaacatattttctaGAAAGCCCAACTGCGCACAGGATCATCTTAGCTCTAACATCGGCagacaaaaaataacacaacattACTCATAGTTGATCTCTCGTAACCTCTAAAACTGTTATAAATCTTGTATGAAGACGCAAATATTGTAGCGATGGTAATTTATGTATTGCGTCGATATTGTGAGGTATTTGCTACAACAGCTAGTCAGCTGCTAACATCGTAGGCGTTACGTTCCCGCGCGCGGATCAATCACGCGCCGTGTTTACGCGCCGCGCGCGCACATTACCACCTTGTTTATATACGTGTGTACATGTGTGATATTGCTATTGTTATGTGATTTCCTAGAACTGTGCATTTGTGGAATTCCAGCAGTGTATCTATGCTTTATAATTTGATTAGACTTGTCCTAAAATATCACTAGAACTGGTTTCTGGTTAAAATTGTCCCGTGCGTATGAAGTCAACATAGTAAAGTTCAGATGTATAGATCTGCTGTAGAATGTTACAATTAGGAACCTGTGTTATTATtgaataactaataaatatttaatttttaaatacgcTAGTGATAAATTCTCCATACACAAAATTTTGGCTAAACTTCACGATGATGCATATTCGGTCCCGATTGGCCcgtttaattaaatgtactgACATTTAATTCCGGCCATTCATTAATTAGTTTCGAGTCTTGTTAGTAGCAGTGTGCAGTGGTATGTGGAGCAAAGTCAAAGCGTAATTGCTTGAGCGACCACAAGCACAAATGTAATTGTAGCTAAACCTCCGTGTTATTGCATAGCAATGCTAAACATTAAATGCTATTTGATACATATGTAATACGTCTATTCTATGGTCTGTGTAACGATGTTATGTTATTCATTCTCAAATGTTTTGCTTTAGGAATTGTAACATAAAAGGCTCATCAATTTGGTAATTCTTAGAAATTTACACTCaactattttttacaataaattgttaatatttataaattgttaatgaTGGCTTCCATGTAATCCTGAATATCAAGAAAAAATTACTGCTTAAAATTTGGGCATTATTAAAATCCTCCGAAAAACTGCTGAAAATTCTTCGCCAAGTGAACAGagaacttcaaaataaaaagtgcGGGCCAAATGTCTGTCTGcacataataaaaaactattatagTTTCCATGCAGATTGATGGCTGATATTTAATAATACGTACTCGCGTCTGTGAGGGGTTTGACTGTCTGGTTTCAACGAGAACACAATAACATATGTGAAGAACACCATTACAGAACATTCCCCTCACATTACTAACTAtgcaatattttgaatattaaaccATTACTTTGTATGGAATTTGTGGTCTGATAAATCGTCTGATATGAAAATTGTATGCTTGAAATGAAATGGGATGCACTTTAGATATTTCAACGTTCAAGCTATGgtgtattaaatttaacaatttatagCTCCCACATTTTgagttcaatataatttatatttatttttcattttaaatggaTGCCACCAACTACTTACGTAGCCAAtaagtaagaaataataacagACTGCTCTCACAATGCTTGCCTAAATTgaaagtaaaacatttattacttaaaaatgtatcatttttatttacgttaattatattttatgatttataaataacttttccGGGTCCAGTCAAGAcgtgtgttataaataaatattacataaataatacatgacCAAAGTCCCGAGCGACAAACATTCTCTATCAGGAACTTGTCAAAAAATGATTGTTGTAGCAAATAATGGCGACGTAAACATCTCCTCGACCCATACATTGTGAGGTTCGCACTCTTCTATTGGCATAAGTTAAGTCTGTCCGCGACACTGACCCACATCCCGGACACGTGTCGGAGCGACGCCGGACCGACGCCGGACGGACGCCGGATGGCCGCCGGATGGACGCCGGACGAGACCCGGCGGGGAATGATCAAAGTTTTTATATCGTAAATGTTATGTTTACCTCAAACGCTTGCAATGTGCCGACGTGTTAGTATATGggtgtataaaaataagtgGTTTGTCTTGTTGATCACACTGATTAGGATAttgcagtttgtttgttttgtgtacGGAATATTTAGAGCAAAATAGTATTGCGGCTAGACTACAAACACATCACGtaagcaaacatacaaacttgtAACAATTGACCGTGAACTGTGTAAACAATCGTTAGAATCAAGATTTGTAACAGATTCCTGTAGTATTTTGgttaagaaacaaataaatagtattgtgCAGCAATAGCGAGTGGTCTAAGCATTTGCCTCCTATCTCAAGTAGGGTGTTTGAGCCTGAGGTAAAATTGTAATGATGTATCATTGTGTCCTAACAGAAAAGGACGAAATATTAAAGCGTTTCAAGCTGCAGACATAGTTAAAACTGCGAAAAAAAAGAGCagactaattattttttttttaatctatagacATTGGCAAAGAATATCTTAGAATGATCCCCTAAAACATTTCCCCGAAAGCGAAAATTAAGGCCTCAATAACCGCCTAATAAATGTCGTCTTCTTGGTAAAGTCATGAACCTTGCTAGAAAGCTAACAAACGTGATAGACACAAGGTGAGCGGCGACACGTTAGCGGAGACTTGACACACGTGCCTCACTACACACGTTTATGATCTCAGGATAAGTTCCCGTGGCGATGAGACTTTGTGGCAAACTATGTGCAACCAAAGATGAGTGTTACAAAGAATTATGTAAAGACTTTGCAATATAAGAAtaccataaaatattatatcgcGTTTGACGTAAGGTAAGTAAGATCTTACAACAGTTCGTTTAGGAAGTGGAAAACAGACTTTGGAGGGAAGATAGattgataaaatatgtagaaCTAGTTTTCCTGCAGGCACTTCACGGAGTTGTCATAAGATAGGGATTACTttgcaaatactactgaaaataaaaacggtGAGTAGTATTATGTCGTAATTTTAGTCACATTTACTTAACAGTGCTCTGTTAATCGCTTTCTAGTTTTTGGAGTGGACACAATTCAAAGTCGGTGCTAATATTAAGCACAATCCACAATTTGTAAACAGTTAACCTCTTACTGATTGTATTCTAAAGTCTTCACAGGCTAACTTGCAAAGCTATCTGTCTAGTGAGGACATGTCTTTAATCATTTAAACCGCGTTTAACGTAAATCGATAAGCAATTAGCGTAAACTCGTCGTATCAGAGATCGTCGCCATGTTCCGCGATTGTGTACAACGTCACGTGACGCCAAGCTATTTTAACACAGCCTGTGCCAAGGTTACGAATTGGTTGGGGCGATGTGAGCTTAATAATAGACTCAATCTTTTGtttgataattaaattgtataatggaggtaaattaattttgagaTTGGTAACCCCATACTTTGCTACTAATTGGTGAGGCATACGGGCCTTACACCTGGTTTAAAAGTTCAAAGAATAGTCATAGCCTATGTCTTTCTTCTAAACGAAGCAATCAAATGATGCATAATGTGATAGAAGGTAACCTAACTCTTATGAAGGAGACCCGTGCTTTACAATACGACAGTAGGGAATTCTATCTGTTTCGCTTTCACGCTTTAAATACTTAACCAATTATCATGGAGTGTAGCACGTCTGACACAGTGCATGAAGGATATAGATAAAGATACATTTATTGCACAACTGTGTACATAGAATGTTACAATTGtgttgaatgaaataaaaaggaACTGCGCAAGTGATTCTAATAATACACACATGTACATGAATATCAGTAGGTATCTAAGACGGTCCGATCTAATCTCGTCGGAAGCCAGCAGTATGAGGGGTACacaatgtaataatattgatatcCGCGCACAGATTGCGCCCGGCCCGCGGTATTACCCGGGTATTAGCCGGGTATGACTCGCGACGGCCGGCTCATACGGTTATAATCAAAGGTCATTCCCAGTTCTTATCCATGATAGTGATTACTATTACTGATTGGATCATTTTTAATCGTGCAATTTGGTACTTGAACATTTTACCCGACCCGAGAAGCGAAAGGAAGACTTTTTGTGCGGTCGGTAGTTAATAGAAGAACTTTGTATTATAAagtctaaattaataaattaatatgacaACATTATTACAAAGTGTCTTTCAAACTTGTAACTGTCTAAACTATCAACCATGTTGAACAGAGATAGCGCAACACAAATAAATCAGCCAACAAACTAGTTCAATAGGAATCCATCAAGTGAACTATTATCATTTGTACTGAAGCGAATAAATGGCGGCAACAATAACTCATTtgttgtatattaatattagtttgAAGTCGTTCCTTGTTGTTTAAATAAGCCAGTTTAACTTGAGACGTTAACGTTGTCACAAAATATAAAGTCTATATTATTAATCACACTCGGCGTGTGACCACTGTACGAACAACACGTATttgcttaaataaaattttcatatatcGTCAACATTTTTTAGAAGTCGattcatataaataactaaaataacaatgttgaaGTGTCACTCTTGTAACAGTCAGTTCTCTAACGGCGTTATTTGTGGAGGTTGTAAGAAACACTTTGACTTTGGGTGTGCGAACATGACGGAATCGGGTTGGAAACGATTAGGTGCAGAACGAAGATCGGCATGGAAATGTGTATCATGCAAAGACATTTCTCCGACATCATTACCTCCAAAAGAAGCTGTTACTCTCGAAGGTATTATGAATGAGATAAGAGAAATCAAAAGCCAACTCGTCAGTATACCTAAGATTTCAGAAGATATCAAGCACATGAGAGAGGAAATTTTAGACCTTAAGAGTTCATGCCAGTTTATCAGCGATAGAATGGATGACTGCAACGAAAGGATACTCAAAGCCGAAAAAGGCATAGAAGATATAGAACATAAGTGGGCTTTGTTGGAAAAGGAAGTACAGGAGCTTAAGCAGTATAATTGCAAAGAGGAGCAAAGATCCCGCCTTAACAACGTGGAGATCAAAGGTATACCtcaagaaaaaaatgaaaatttatttaaaatcatcgCTAACATCAGTACCAAAATCGGTTATGAGGTGTCTAAAACCCAGATCAATTATGTGTCTAGAGTTCCTTCATACAATTCTAAGGAGAAGCCGATTATTATCAGTTTTATAAACAGATATATCAAAGAAGAATTCATCGCGAATGCACGCGCTAAGAAGTCACTTAAAGCAGATGATTTCGGCTACCACAACTCCTCCGAGAAAATCTATGTCAACGACCACTTAAGTGCCGATATGAAGATTCTATTAAACAAAACTAGAGAAGCCGCCAAAAAGAAAAATTTCAACTTCGTCTGGGTGAAGTACGGCACAATCCATGTACGTAAAAATGATACATCACatgctattattattaataaggttcaggatttaaacaaaattgtttaaattgtagTATAATAAGTTTGCTGATATTTCATCAAAGTCTTAATGCTTCATTTGGTTTAAAGTTCTCGTGggttaacatttataataacttttccattttatattgtatttatttttcactattaAACTCCATTGCATGTAAAAGATTGAGCACTCCTGCTTTACGAACTGAGTCGTCATCGCGCGCCAACGCTTGCGCTAGCTGGCCTGTTCAGCTTCAAGTAAAAAATGCAAGACATATTGCTATCTCGCTCGCACGGC includes these proteins:
- the LOC142987868 gene encoding uncharacterized protein LOC142987868; amino-acid sequence: MTESGWKRLGAERRSAWKCVSCKDISPTSLPPKEAVTLEGIMNEIREIKSQLVSIPKISEDIKHMREEILDLKSSCQFISDRMDDCNERILKAEKGIEDIEHKWALLEKEVQELKQYNCKEEQRSRLNNVEIKGIPQEKNENLFKIIANISTKIGYEVSKTQINYVSRVPSYNSKEKPIIISFINRYIKEEFIANARAKKSLKADDFGYHNSSEKIYVNDHLSADMKILLNKTREAAKKKNFNFVWVKYGTIHSVVTREAALARSHAARVLLQIFTHITMQTTAALNITLI